A region of the Lysobacter sp. K5869 genome:
GCGCGCGCGGCGTGCCGGCGGTGCATCTCGACCAGCTGCATCATCTGCCCCACACCGATTGGCGCCCGCGCCCGGAGGCGGAATTCCTCGCCCTGCACGACCGCGCGATTCTCGAACCGGCCTGGGTCATCGACGGCAACTACTCGCGTTGCTTGCCGCAGCGCCTGAACCGCGCCACCGGCCTCATCGTGCTCGACGCGCCGACCGCGACCAGCCTGCTGCGCTATCTGCGCCGCGCGTGGTTCGAACGCGACCGGCGCGGCTCGCTCGAAGGCGCCAGCCAGCGGGTCCGCTGGGAGATGGTCCACCACATCCTGATCGCCACACCGGCCAACCGCGGGCGCTATCGCGAGCTGTTCGAACGCATCGAACTGCCCAAGCTGCGCCTGGCGAGCGCGCGGGAATTGAATGCGTTCTATCGTTCGGCCGGATTGGTCCGGCCGGCCTGATCGCGGCGATGCGCCCGCGCGCCGCGGGCGCGGCTGGGCTTACTTGGCGACGGTCAACTCGCGCTC
Encoded here:
- a CDS encoding AAA family ATPase; its protein translation is MHLDELGPRICILGPSGSGKSTLADAIARARGVPAVHLDQLHHLPHTDWRPRPEAEFLALHDRAILEPAWVIDGNYSRCLPQRLNRATGLIVLDAPTATSLLRYLRRAWFERDRRGSLEGASQRVRWEMVHHILIATPANRGRYRELFERIELPKLRLASARELNAFYRSAGLVRPA